A genome region from Streptomyces sp. S4.7 includes the following:
- a CDS encoding GNAT family N-acetyltransferase, producing the protein MNTAPHAPGRLTYRDATAEDVTSLVALIEAAYRGKDARASWTSETDLLGGQRTDERGVLEVIEAPGSRLLMVEADGVLVACCQLEHRGPAAYFGMFAVHPDAQGGGLGKRVMAEAERRAGADWGAGEMHMSVIIQREDLIAWYERRGYRRTGQLTPFPYGDERFGIPRRDDLAFELLVKALDPEV; encoded by the coding sequence ATGAACACCGCACCACACGCTCCCGGTCGGCTCACCTACCGGGACGCCACGGCGGAAGACGTCACGTCGCTCGTCGCACTCATAGAGGCCGCCTACCGCGGCAAGGACGCCCGCGCCTCCTGGACCTCGGAGACCGATCTGCTGGGCGGCCAGCGCACCGACGAGCGGGGTGTCCTCGAAGTGATCGAGGCCCCCGGCAGCCGGCTGCTGATGGTCGAGGCGGACGGCGTGCTGGTCGCCTGCTGTCAGCTGGAGCACCGCGGCCCCGCCGCGTACTTCGGCATGTTCGCCGTCCACCCGGACGCCCAGGGCGGCGGTCTGGGCAAGCGCGTCATGGCCGAGGCGGAGCGCCGCGCCGGCGCGGACTGGGGCGCCGGTGAGATGCACATGAGCGTGATCATCCAGCGAGAGGACCTCATCGCCTGGTACGAGCGCCGCGGCTACCGCCGTACGGGACAGCTGACCCCCTTCCCGTACGGTGACGAGCGTTTCGGTATACCGCGGCGCGACGACCTGGCGTTCGAACTGCTGGTCAAGGCGCTGGACCCGGAGGTCTGA